One Fusobacterium ulcerans DNA segment encodes these proteins:
- a CDS encoding D-2-hydroxyacid dehydrogenase, whose product MKRKILVTIPLEEEHKRKIENIASDAEVIYITPDKAERSIVQEAEIILGNVPVDAVRGSKNLKWMQLNSAGANQYTEEGVLLEGTILTNATGAYGLAIAEHMLGMVLNLQKKLHLYAENQKNHMWKDEGPVTSIYGSKTLVVGLGDIGGEFAMRMHALGSKVYGVRRNKSEIPDYLQNIYQLDMLDDILHEFDIVALSLPETKETKNLFDGQKFGKMKKGAILLNVGRGSTVHTADLCDALNSGILGGAGLDVVDTEPLPAESPLWDAKNLVLTPHVSGGYHLKETLERIRKISIENLESYYNKAPMKNLVDFKTGYRKFVK is encoded by the coding sequence ATGAAAAGAAAAATATTGGTTACTATTCCATTAGAAGAGGAACATAAGAGAAAAATAGAGAATATTGCTTCAGATGCTGAGGTTATATACATAACACCTGATAAAGCAGAAAGATCTATAGTACAAGAGGCAGAAATAATTTTAGGTAATGTACCTGTTGACGCTGTAAGAGGAAGTAAAAATCTTAAATGGATGCAGCTAAACAGTGCAGGAGCTAATCAATATACTGAAGAGGGAGTCCTTTTAGAAGGAACTATATTAACCAACGCTACAGGAGCATATGGACTTGCTATAGCAGAACATATGCTGGGGATGGTATTGAATTTACAGAAAAAACTGCATCTTTATGCTGAAAACCAAAAAAATCATATGTGGAAGGATGAAGGTCCTGTAACTTCTATATATGGATCAAAAACATTGGTAGTAGGTTTGGGGGATATAGGAGGAGAGTTTGCAATGAGAATGCATGCTCTTGGAAGTAAGGTATATGGAGTAAGAAGAAATAAAAGCGAGATACCTGATTATCTTCAAAATATATATCAACTTGACATGCTTGATGATATACTTCATGAGTTTGATATTGTAGCCTTATCTTTACCAGAAACTAAAGAAACAAAAAACTTGTTTGATGGACAGAAATTTGGTAAGATGAAAAAGGGAGCTATACTTTTAAATGTAGGAAGAGGAAGTACTGTTCATACTGCTGATTTGTGTGATGCACTAAACAGTGGTATATTGGGAGGAGCAGGACTGGATGTAGTAGATACAGAACCGCTTCCAGCAGAAAGTCCATTATGGGACGCAAAAAATCTGGTACTTACACCACATGTATCAGGAGGTTATCATTTAAAGGAAACACTAGAGAGAATAAGAAAGATATCTATAGAGAATCTTGAATCTTACTATAATAAAGCCCCTATGAAGAACTTGGTAGATTTTAAAACAGGATATAGAAAATTTGTAAAATAG
- a CDS encoding YegP family protein has product MYFKVLKAKNEQFYFNGYGNNHEIILSSEMYKSKQAALHTIEVIKEQAGKAEIKDETDNK; this is encoded by the coding sequence ATGTATTTTAAAGTTTTAAAAGCTAAAAATGAACAATTTTATTTTAATGGTTATGGAAACAATCATGAAATTATTCTTTCAAGTGAAATGTATAAATCTAAGCAAGCAGCACTCCACACTATTGAAGTTATTAAAGAGCAAGCTGGTAAAGCTGAAATCAAAGATGAAACTGATAACAAATAA
- a CDS encoding winged helix-turn-helix transcriptional regulator: MSKKCPIEYTISLISGKWKIMLIKELSKEPMRYGELLKEIPIISPKVLVQHLRELEKDKLIKREIFPEIPPRVEYSLSDKGRSLYNIFLELRKWGLTEDNEELVECNFCKKCQILL, encoded by the coding sequence ATGAGTAAAAAATGTCCCATAGAATATACTATTTCTTTAATAAGTGGCAAATGGAAAATAATGCTGATAAAAGAACTTTCTAAAGAGCCCATGCGTTATGGAGAATTATTAAAAGAAATTCCAATAATAAGCCCTAAAGTTCTTGTACAGCATTTAAGAGAGTTGGAAAAAGACAAACTAATTAAAAGAGAAATCTTCCCAGAAATACCTCCTAGAGTAGAATATTCTCTTAGTGATAAAGGGAGAAGTTTATATAATATTTTTCTTGAATTAAGAAAATGGGGATTAACAGAAGATAATGAAGAATTAGTAGAATGTAATTTTTGTAAAAAGTGTCAAATACTATTATAA
- a CDS encoding bifunctional diguanylate cyclase/phosphodiesterase, whose amino-acid sequence MKKLKLKKKKIIASVIFFNIIIGIFVIVLMRYVQNLLYLDVNIHLSEVLNQNKEVITNKLKLEINNLNFISYLINEEIIKEETKNNEEINDDTIKNIFLKYYKSKNNKDVYFANKKGEAIFINKVIDITGRNYFKLSIQGINNISERIISRDNGEDMFVISVPIKYKRKIIGTVQKKFTPEEMYNICSVPLFSSKGNTYIINSQGYILVTSNYEKYNRETDNYFRMLYSEGNKEKSEQLKRSIKENKSGFIEIEGSKEDFYLTYTPIKEVYGWYLISTISTEIISRNGNTVVKIFYFILFIIIFVFLFSGLYFLDYKNKQQIQLENIAFIDNVTKGDSYNKFIVDLSQILLNNPEKKYHILKFDIKKFKYINSFYGFEFGNKVLTDIYKNNKEKLTTNERIARISADNFVILLEELSIERLNDILEPLNYDEGATIYFSGGLYSINDIFENVNLMVDKANIAANSVKEIMNKTLGFYSEEFNTQILKNEKLKKLIREAIDKKELMPYYQPKVNIHTNELVGAEALARWKTKEGKLISPFEFIPICEKTGMIVELDMIIFEKVLKFLKSNLDKRIECTPISVNFSKLHINDKNFFKNIMDKLDKYNIPTSLIEIEMTETVIFDNYKLIKNFIRELHKVRLMISMDDFGTGYSSLNMLKDIPIDILKIDKGFLDKGSNLQRRNIIFSAIVDLAQKLGIKVVVEGVETIENIELMKNSGCYIAQGYYYAKPMDEEEFQKIYEEGVVC is encoded by the coding sequence ATGAAAAAACTTAAATTGAAAAAGAAAAAAATTATTGCCTCAGTAATATTTTTTAATATTATCATTGGAATTTTTGTAATAGTTTTAATGAGATATGTCCAAAATTTACTTTACTTGGATGTTAACATACATTTATCAGAAGTCCTTAATCAAAATAAGGAAGTAATTACAAATAAACTAAAATTAGAAATAAATAATTTAAATTTTATTTCTTATTTAATTAATGAAGAAATAATAAAAGAAGAAACAAAAAATAATGAAGAAATAAATGATGACACTATAAAAAATATATTTTTAAAATATTATAAAAGTAAAAATAATAAAGATGTATACTTTGCTAATAAAAAGGGAGAGGCCATTTTTATTAATAAGGTTATTGATATTACTGGAAGAAATTATTTCAAACTATCAATTCAAGGAATAAATAATATTTCTGAAAGAATTATTTCTAGAGACAATGGTGAAGATATGTTTGTAATAAGTGTACCTATAAAATACAAAAGAAAGATTATAGGGACTGTACAAAAAAAATTTACTCCAGAAGAAATGTATAATATATGTTCTGTTCCTTTATTTTCTTCAAAAGGAAATACATATATAATTAATAGCCAAGGGTATATACTAGTAACTTCAAATTATGAAAAATATAACAGAGAAACTGATAATTATTTTAGAATGCTTTACTCAGAAGGAAATAAAGAAAAATCAGAACAATTGAAAAGAAGTATAAAAGAAAATAAAAGCGGATTTATTGAAATAGAAGGAAGTAAAGAAGATTTTTATTTAACATATACTCCTATAAAAGAAGTTTATGGCTGGTATCTTATTTCTACTATTTCTACTGAAATAATATCAAGAAATGGAAATACAGTAGTTAAAATATTTTATTTCATACTTTTTATCATAATTTTTGTTTTTTTATTCAGTGGTTTATATTTTTTAGATTATAAAAATAAGCAACAAATTCAATTAGAGAATATTGCATTTATTGATAATGTTACAAAAGGGGATAGTTATAATAAATTTATTGTGGATTTGTCACAAATACTATTAAATAATCCAGAAAAAAAATATCATATATTAAAATTTGATATAAAGAAATTTAAATATATAAATAGTTTTTATGGTTTTGAATTTGGAAATAAAGTTTTAACTGATATTTATAAAAACAATAAAGAAAAATTAACAACAAATGAAAGAATTGCCAGAATATCAGCTGATAATTTTGTTATCTTGCTTGAAGAGCTTTCTATAGAACGCTTGAATGATATTTTAGAGCCATTGAATTATGATGAGGGGGCAACTATTTATTTTTCTGGCGGTTTATATTCAATAAATGATATTTTTGAAAATGTAAATTTAATGGTAGATAAAGCTAATATAGCGGCTAACTCTGTAAAAGAAATAATGAATAAAACTCTTGGATTTTATTCAGAAGAATTTAATACTCAAATTTTAAAAAATGAAAAGTTAAAAAAACTGATAAGAGAAGCAATTGATAAAAAAGAATTAATGCCATATTATCAACCTAAAGTCAATATACATACAAATGAATTAGTTGGTGCTGAAGCATTGGCCAGATGGAAAACTAAGGAAGGTAAACTTATTTCTCCCTTTGAATTTATTCCAATTTGTGAGAAAACAGGAATGATTGTAGAATTAGACATGATAATTTTTGAAAAAGTTTTGAAGTTTTTAAAAAGCAATTTAGATAAAAGAATAGAATGTACACCAATATCTGTTAATTTTTCAAAATTACATATTAATGATAAAAACTTTTTTAAAAATATAATGGATAAACTTGATAAATATAATATTCCAACTTCATTAATTGAAATTGAAATGACAGAAACTGTTATTTTTGATAATTATAAATTGATAAAAAACTTTATTAGAGAACTTCATAAGGTAAGGCTTATGATTTCTATGGATGATTTTGGTACTGGATATTCTTCTTTAAATATGCTGAAAGATATTCCAATTGATATTTTAAAAATTGATAAAGGATTTTTAGATAAGGGTTCTAATCTTCAAAGAAGAAATATAATTTTTTCAGCAATAGTAGATCTTGCTCAAAAATTAGGGATAAAAGTAGTAGTAGAAGGAGTTGAAACAATTGAAAATATAGAATTAATGAAAAATTCTGGTTGTTATATAGCACAAGGATATTATTATGCTAAACCTATGGATGAAGAAGAGTTTCAAAAAATATATGAAGAGGGTGTTGTATGTTAA
- a CDS encoding FprA family A-type flavoprotein, which produces MYCCTKVTDDVSWIGVNDRKTERFENYMPLPYGVAYNSYLISDEKTCVIDAVEFGSSALYIEKVILGLDGKNLDYIVINHVEPDHSSGLKDILRVFPNVKVVGNAKTLGMLRAFNIEFPDENFVTVKEGDILDLGKHKLTFAMIPMVHWPESMVTYDTTEKILFSNDAFGGFGALDGGIFDDEVNFDFYIDEMRRYYANIVGKYGAQVTSAIKKLSGLEIKLICPSHGLIWRKDIAKVVSLYSTWAQLLPEEEGVVIVYGSMYGNTAKMAEIIGRELNAQGIKEVKIYDASKTDHSFIVAEIWKYKGLVIGSCAHNNSVYPKVQPLLHKLENYGLKNRYLGIFGTMMWSGGGVRGIEAFANGLKGIEVIAEPVEVKGTPKVEDVARLENIARELAAKLIAERN; this is translated from the coding sequence ATGTATTGTTGTACTAAAGTTACAGATGATGTGTCATGGATAGGTGTTAATGACAGAAAAACTGAAAGATTTGAAAACTATATGCCACTGCCATATGGAGTAGCCTATAATTCTTACCTTATCAGTGATGAAAAAACTTGCGTTATAGATGCTGTAGAATTTGGAAGCTCTGCTCTTTATATTGAAAAAGTAATATTAGGGCTGGATGGAAAAAACCTTGATTATATAGTTATCAATCATGTAGAACCAGATCATTCAAGTGGATTAAAAGATATTTTAAGGGTTTTCCCAAATGTAAAAGTTGTAGGAAATGCTAAAACTTTAGGAATGCTTAGAGCATTTAATATTGAATTCCCAGATGAAAACTTTGTTACTGTAAAAGAAGGGGATATTTTAGATTTAGGTAAACATAAACTTACTTTTGCTATGATACCAATGGTACACTGGCCAGAGTCAATGGTTACTTATGATACTACTGAAAAAATACTTTTCTCTAATGATGCTTTTGGAGGATTTGGAGCATTAGATGGTGGAATATTTGATGATGAAGTAAACTTTGATTTCTATATTGATGAAATGAGAAGATATTATGCAAATATCGTTGGAAAATATGGGGCTCAAGTAACTAGTGCAATTAAAAAACTTAGTGGACTTGAAATAAAACTTATATGTCCTTCTCATGGATTAATCTGGAGAAAAGATATAGCTAAAGTAGTATCTTTATACAGTACATGGGCTCAACTGCTTCCAGAAGAAGAGGGAGTAGTAATAGTTTATGGAAGTATGTATGGAAATACAGCTAAAATGGCTGAAATTATAGGAAGAGAGCTAAATGCTCAAGGAATAAAAGAAGTAAAAATATATGACGCTTCTAAAACAGATCACTCTTTCATAGTAGCTGAAATCTGGAAGTATAAAGGATTAGTAATTGGGTCTTGTGCACATAACAACTCTGTTTATCCAAAAGTACAGCCGTTACTTCACAAATTAGAGAACTATGGATTGAAAAATAGATATCTTGGAATATTTGGAACTATGATGTGGAGTGGTGGAGGAGTAAGAGGAATAGAAGCTTTTGCTAACGGATTAAAAGGTATAGAAGTGATAGCAGAGCCTGTTGAAGTAAAAGGAACTCCAAAAGTTGAAGATGTAGCAAGATTAGAAAATATAGCAAGAGAACTGGCAGCTAAACTTATAGCTGAAAGAAATTAA
- a CDS encoding IS1/IS1595 family N-terminal zinc-binding domain-containing protein → MYKKNFVICPNCFPKTFYRYGKDKARNQKFLCKPCTKQFTSKSNSR, encoded by the coding sequence ATGTATAAAAAAAATTTCGTTATTTGTCCTAATTGTTTTCCCAAAACTTTTTACCGTTATGGAAAAGATAAAGCTAGAAACCAAAAGTTTCTTTGCAAGCCTTGTACTAAACAATTTACTTCAAAGTCTAACTCTAGATAA
- a CDS encoding substrate-binding domain-containing protein, which produces MLKKILLYLGVMIFFISMIGCKQANKNKGKIGVSFGVGEAIRWKQEKEYMQNRADELGIKIEIKLNTKDKPKTQEEDCFELIDSEIDVLIITPRNVNDMSKIIKYAEKKKVKVISYARIILKEKVDLYVGYDSKRMGQMLGQYLAEKVYKGNYILLKGDENDENANLLYEGALRYIEPIKNDINVILDTSISNWSPKVAKELVTSAIKANNNKIDAILAPNDKIAEGCVEAIEELNINRNITITGMDAELSAVKRILNEKQDVTIYMDLKELAYTAIDEAFSMIHNKPISTNAEYDNQSGKKIPSHLITGRLVTKQNIDRILIESKVFTREEIYNE; this is translated from the coding sequence ATGTTAAAAAAAATTTTATTGTATTTGGGAGTAATGATTTTTTTTATAAGTATGATTGGCTGTAAACAGGCTAATAAAAACAAAGGGAAAATAGGGGTGTCATTTGGAGTAGGTGAAGCTATAAGATGGAAGCAAGAAAAAGAATACATGCAAAATAGGGCAGATGAACTAGGGATTAAAATTGAAATAAAATTAAATACAAAAGATAAGCCCAAAACACAGGAAGAAGACTGCTTTGAATTAATAGACAGCGAAATTGATGTATTAATTATTACTCCACGTAATGTGAATGATATGAGTAAAATTATAAAGTATGCTGAAAAAAAGAAAGTAAAAGTAATAAGTTATGCACGGATTATTTTAAAAGAAAAAGTTGATTTATATGTAGGCTATGACAGTAAAAGAATGGGACAGATGTTAGGACAATATTTAGCTGAAAAAGTTTATAAAGGGAATTACATTCTTTTAAAAGGGGATGAAAATGATGAAAATGCTAATTTGCTATATGAAGGAGCTTTGAGATATATAGAGCCAATAAAGAATGATATTAATGTAATTTTGGATACTTCAATTTCTAATTGGTCTCCTAAAGTAGCTAAAGAATTAGTTACATCAGCAATAAAAGCAAATAATAATAAAATAGATGCAATATTAGCTCCTAATGATAAAATAGCTGAAGGATGTGTAGAAGCTATAGAAGAATTAAATATAAATAGAAATATAACTATAACAGGAATGGATGCAGAATTAAGTGCAGTTAAAAGAATTTTAAATGAAAAACAAGATGTAACAATTTACATGGACTTAAAAGAACTGGCATATACAGCTATAGATGAAGCATTTAGTATGATACATAATAAACCTATTAGTACAAATGCAGAATATGATAATCAAAGTGGAAAAAAAATACCATCACATCTTATCACAGGAAGATTGGTAACAAAACAAAATATAGATAGAATATTAATAGAAAGTAAAGTTTTTACAAGAGAAGAAATATATAATGAATAA
- the lgt gene encoding prolipoprotein diacylglyceryl transferase has product MHPVLFTIGGFEIRFYGLMYALSFFLGIEIAKYMAKERNFKTNVIENYAFAAMVSGLLGGRLYYVMFNLDYYLYHPSEILATWHGGMAIHGGIIGGIIGTFIYAKIKKLNPLTLGDYAAAPLLLGQALGRFGNFMNGEIHGVPTFTPWNIIFSIKPKFYEWYSYYTSLPATDKMDFKTLVPWGIVFPTSSPAGSEFPNMALHPAMLYELILNFIGFLFIWFVLRKRENKAPGYMWWYYIIIYSIIRIFVSFFRAEDLMIANIRAPHLVSLILIIFSVIMIKIGENKVKK; this is encoded by the coding sequence ATGCATCCAGTTTTATTTACTATAGGTGGATTCGAAATCCGTTTCTATGGTTTAATGTACGCACTATCTTTTTTTCTAGGAATAGAAATTGCAAAATATATGGCAAAAGAAAGAAATTTCAAAACAAATGTAATCGAAAATTATGCATTTGCAGCTATGGTGTCAGGTTTACTAGGTGGAAGGCTGTATTATGTTATGTTCAATCTAGATTATTACCTTTATCATCCATCTGAAATTCTTGCAACATGGCATGGTGGAATGGCTATACATGGTGGAATTATTGGTGGAATTATTGGTACTTTCATCTATGCTAAAATTAAAAAATTGAATCCTTTAACTTTGGGAGATTATGCAGCTGCTCCTCTTTTATTAGGACAGGCTCTTGGTCGTTTTGGTAATTTCATGAATGGAGAAATACATGGGGTTCCTACTTTTACCCCTTGGAATATTATTTTCAGTATAAAACCAAAATTTTATGAATGGTATTCTTATTATACTTCTCTTCCAGCAACTGACAAGATGGATTTTAAGACACTTGTTCCTTGGGGAATAGTATTCCCTACTTCATCACCAGCAGGGAGTGAATTTCCTAACATGGCGCTTCACCCAGCTATGTTATATGAGCTTATACTTAATTTTATTGGATTTCTTTTTATTTGGTTTGTTCTTAGAAAAAGAGAAAATAAAGCTCCTGGATATATGTGGTGGTATTATATTATAATATACAGCATAATCAGAATCTTTGTCAGCTTCTTCAGAGCTGAAGATCTTATGATTGCAAATATAAGAGCACCTCATCTTGTAAGTCTTATCCTTATCATCTTCTCAGTAATTATGATAAAGATTGGAGAAAATAAAGTAAAAAAATAA
- a CDS encoding sensor domain-containing diguanylate cyclase: MKYDELSTIILNESENVIYISDPITYDLVYMNRYGLNTLGINNLTEVVGKKCYKFLQSRNTPCEFCTNSLLKKDNFYSWIHYNDKIAEYFIIKDKLIEVNGRDLRLEIATNITKNELEKQRLKFKLSNEQTLVKCIQTLAEYNDTKIAINKLLKIIGDFYQGERAYIFEIDYIKQTTSNTYEWCMDCVSAEIDNLQNVPLCSIERWFEEFETKGEFYITSVGKTVTKKSVEYEILTAQGIESLVAAPLIENDKIIGFLGIDNPSFNTNDLTFLKSVTFFVMDDIRKRKLLARLEEMSFTDMLTGLGNRNKYISTLEEIEKNLPETLGIIYMDLNGLKIINDTYGHTYGDEMLKRIAEILINTFKEDVFRIGGDEFVVVCNNTSEEKFKEDIKYLRKIIDLDKDLSVSIGTDWNTGKIMVDKQIARADKLMYAEKKNYYKKSGEMK, translated from the coding sequence ATGAAATATGATGAGTTAAGTACTATTATTTTAAATGAAAGTGAAAATGTTATTTATATTTCTGATCCAATAACTTATGACCTTGTTTATATGAACAGGTATGGATTGAATACATTAGGAATTAATAATTTGACAGAGGTAGTAGGAAAAAAATGCTATAAATTTCTTCAATCAAGGAATACTCCTTGTGAATTTTGTACAAATAGCTTACTTAAAAAAGATAATTTTTACAGTTGGATACATTACAATGATAAGATTGCTGAGTATTTTATTATAAAAGATAAGCTGATAGAAGTGAATGGGAGAGATTTACGCCTAGAAATAGCAACTAATATTACAAAAAATGAGTTAGAAAAGCAACGACTTAAATTTAAATTGTCAAATGAACAGACTTTAGTAAAATGTATTCAAACATTAGCTGAGTATAATGATACAAAGATAGCTATAAATAAATTATTAAAGATAATAGGGGATTTTTATCAAGGAGAACGTGCCTATATATTTGAAATAGATTATATAAAACAGACAACTTCTAATACTTATGAATGGTGTATGGATTGTGTAAGTGCAGAGATAGATAATCTTCAAAATGTACCATTATGTTCAATAGAACGTTGGTTTGAAGAATTTGAAACTAAGGGAGAATTTTATATCACATCTGTTGGAAAAACTGTAACTAAAAAAAGTGTTGAATATGAAATACTTACAGCTCAAGGAATAGAAAGTCTAGTAGCTGCTCCCTTGATAGAGAATGATAAAATAATTGGGTTCTTAGGTATTGATAATCCATCATTTAATACAAATGATTTAACTTTTTTAAAATCAGTAACTTTTTTTGTTATGGATGATATACGTAAACGTAAACTTTTGGCTAGATTGGAAGAGATGAGCTTTACAGATATGCTTACAGGCTTAGGGAATAGAAATAAATATATAAGTACTCTTGAAGAAATAGAAAAAAATCTTCCAGAAACTTTAGGAATAATATATATGGATTTAAATGGACTTAAAATAATAAATGATACATATGGACATACCTATGGAGATGAGATGTTGAAACGTATTGCAGAAATATTGATAAATACATTTAAGGAAGATGTTTTTCGTATAGGCGGAGATGAATTTGTAGTAGTTTGTAATAATACATCAGAAGAAAAATTTAAAGAAGATATAAAATATTTAAGGAAAATTATAGACTTAGATAAAGATTTAAGTGTATCTATTGGAACTGACTGGAATACAGGAAAAATAATGGTAGATAAACAGATAGCTAGAGCAGACAAGCTTATGTATGCTGAAAAGAAAAATTATTACAAAAAGAGTGGAGAAATGAAATAA
- a CDS encoding GNAT family N-acetyltransferase — protein MNIKIEVLEEKNFIQCRELCNDLMKFQKSKAYMGKEKFDSMNFETRMEPSYKNSLANYILLIKDEDTPVGYLFCTVNLSENLKKSPFQLVPEWKDIPEKIGHINNLYFEEKYRGTGLGKKTIDLSMEWFRNFSDVNLILVHVSNGNDEAYNFYIKKGFKFSHDILDGFIKCLYKYKEEK, from the coding sequence ATGAATATCAAAATAGAAGTACTAGAAGAAAAGAATTTTATTCAATGCAGGGAACTTTGTAATGATCTAATGAAGTTTCAAAAGTCAAAGGCTTATATGGGAAAGGAAAAATTTGATTCTATGAATTTTGAAACAAGGATGGAACCAAGTTATAAGAATTCCCTAGCTAATTATATTCTTTTAATTAAAGATGAAGATACTCCTGTTGGATATCTTTTTTGTACAGTTAATTTAAGTGAAAATCTTAAAAAATCACCTTTTCAATTAGTTCCAGAATGGAAGGATATACCTGAAAAAATAGGGCATATAAATAATTTGTACTTTGAAGAGAAATATCGTGGAACAGGTTTAGGTAAGAAAACGATTGATTTATCAATGGAATGGTTCAGAAATTTTTCAGATGTTAATTTAATTTTGGTTCATGTTTCAAACGGAAATGATGAGGCCTATAATTTTTATATAAAAAAAGGGTTTAAATTTAGCCATGATATTTTAGATGGTTTTATAAAATGTCTTTATAAATATAAGGAGGAAAAATGA
- a CDS encoding winged helix-turn-helix transcriptional regulator produces MKNEIYNCPIEATLELIGNKYKSLIRWHMIDKVLRYSELQKLIPQATPKMLTEQLRKLE; encoded by the coding sequence ATGAAAAATGAAATATACAATTGTCCTATTGAAGCAACTTTAGAACTTATAGGTAATAAATATAAATCTCTTATACGTTGGCATATGATAGATAAAGTATTGAGATATAGTGAACTTCAAAAACTTATTCCACAGGCTACTCCTAAAATGCTGACTGAGCAACTTAGAAAGCTTGAATAA
- a CDS encoding DUF1456 family protein, with protein sequence MVNNDILRRVRYALNLKDSVMLEIFKSADCIITHEELLNLLKKEDEEGFEKCNNKVLEAFLDGLIILKRGKQEPKPGEEVQAVKINRNNINNIILKKLKIALSFRSDDMLKIFKLAGLELSSSELSALFRKEDHKNYRECGDKYIRNFLKGLTIYYRG encoded by the coding sequence ATGGTAAATAACGATATATTGAGAAGGGTAAGATATGCATTGAATTTAAAAGATTCTGTAATGTTGGAAATTTTCAAATCAGCAGATTGTATAATTACTCATGAAGAATTATTGAATCTATTAAAAAAAGAAGATGAAGAAGGATTTGAAAAGTGTAATAATAAAGTTCTTGAAGCATTCTTAGATGGACTTATTATTTTAAAAAGAGGTAAACAGGAACCAAAACCTGGAGAGGAAGTTCAAGCTGTTAAAATAAACAGAAATAATATAAACAACATCATCCTTAAAAAATTAAAAATAGCTCTTTCATTTAGAAGTGATGATATGTTAAAAATCTTTAAACTAGCAGGATTAGAATTGTCATCATCTGAGTTAAGTGCTCTTTTTAGAAAAGAAGATCACAAGAATTACAGAGAGTGTGGAGATAAATATATCAGAAACTTTTTAAAAGGACTGACTATTTATTATAGAGGTTAA
- a CDS encoding DUF488 family protein, giving the protein MKVFTIGVNNKSAEQFFTLLSDNKILKIIDIRLNNTTQLCGFSKMNDLKFFLKRILNIEYEYISDFAPTKDIMVNYRTNKEWDKFKIDYLELLENRKIKEKYRNYDFKNTCFLCSEDEADGCHRKILSEYLDNSVEIVHL; this is encoded by the coding sequence ATGAAAGTTTTTACAATAGGTGTGAATAATAAAAGTGCAGAGCAATTCTTTACATTATTAAGTGATAATAAAATTCTTAAAATAATTGATATTAGATTAAATAATACTACACAATTATGTGGTTTCTCAAAAATGAATGATTTGAAATTTTTTTTGAAAAGAATATTAAATATAGAATATGAATATATTTCAGATTTTGCTCCTACAAAAGATATAATGGTGAACTACAGAACGAATAAGGAATGGGATAAATTCAAAATAGATTACTTAGAATTATTAGAAAATCGTAAAATAAAAGAAAAATATCGAAATTATGATTTTAAAAATACCTGTTTTTTATGCAGTGAAGATGAAGCAGATGGCTGTCATAGAAAAATACTTTCTGAATATTTAGATAATTCAGTAGAGATAGTACATCTCTGA
- the tnpA gene encoding IS200/IS605 family transposase: MYDNNSLSHTTWNCKYHIIFTPKYRRQVMYGKIKGDIGQILRKLCEFKGIEIIETNACKDHIHMLVSIPPKISISSFMGYLKGKSSLMIFDKHANLKYKYGNRHFWCRGYYVDTVGRNKERIAKYIRESI; this comes from the coding sequence ATGTATGACAATAATAGTCTATCACATACAACATGGAATTGTAAATATCATATCATATTCACACCAAAATATAGAAGGCAGGTAATGTATGGAAAAATCAAAGGAGATATAGGGCAGATATTAAGAAAACTCTGCGAATTTAAAGGAATAGAAATAATAGAGACTAATGCCTGTAAAGACCATATACATATGTTGGTAAGTATACCTCCGAAAATAAGCATATCAAGTTTTATGGGATATTTGAAAGGGAAAAGTTCATTGATGATATTTGATAAACATGCAAATTTAAAATATAAATATGGGAACAGACATTTTTGGTGTAGAGGATATTATGTTGATACAGTAGGAAGAAATAAAGAAAGGATCGCAAAATATATAAGAGAAAGTATATAG